The Thermoproteota archaeon genome segment TTCAGAAGGGTGCTCAAGCCGGGAGGCCAGCTCCTAGTCTTGGACTTAGTCAGACCGGACAACAGGGCCTTCGCCTGGCTGGTGGGCCTCTACCTCAGGATCTTGGTCCCTCTCATCTCCATGCCCATATACGGGAGCTTAGATACGCCATGGAAGGCCCTCTACCCGACCTTTAGGAGCATGTTGACGGCTTCCGAATTTACCAGCATAATAGGGGAGGAGTTCGAGGTTATCAAGGTGAAGAGGGCTCTCTTGGGGACTTTTGTGGCCATCAAGGCCAGAAGAACTTAGGATCAGATGATCACCGCTAGGAAGTCGGCTATGTTATACTCATCTAAGATCAGGACATCCCTAGGATATCTTCTGTGGGGCTTCCCGGCCTTGACCTCGACCCTGAGCCCTCCTGCAACGGCGTCAACTTCGTACCCGTCCCTCCAGTAATAGACCCTTCCGAACCTCCTGAGGAGGTGCTCTTGCACGACCCACTCGTACACGGCGCTGGGTAAGGGATCCACTCCCACCCAGCCGGCCAAGGACCTTACGAGGAAGGGATCTCTTATGAAATATTTCCTCTCCTTTCTCCATTTTACCGAGCCCGACTCCATGAATGGAGCTTCCCCAACCACCATCAATCCCTTGAGCACCTCCAAGTAGTCCCTGACGGTCTTGTATGATACCCCCACATCTGAGCCTATGGAGCTGTAAGACAGGGGAGAAGGGGCCTTCTTGAACAGGGATCCCACTACGGCCGAGGCCAGCGAGGGATTCCTCCCCAGTCTCAGAAGCTCGCCGATGACGGATCTTATGAAGGATTCCTCGGCCGCTGGATCTTCATTTACGGAGAGGGGATATCCCCCGAGTCTCATATAGTCTCGAAACAGCCCTCTAACCCTCTCCCTAACTGGAAGAAGTGAGACCATGTCCTTCTCTAGATTCCCGGTTCTCTTAACCTCGATCCCCTTCACTTGGAGGA includes the following:
- a CDS encoding ATP-binding protein, which gives rise to MSMLEWQNPWWEGKKSKVVLKWEERKYKWVPSWLNEISLEPFSLNFVVGPRQVGKTTGLHLLIDRLIKGGVEPQRIFFLDLDLIWDLDSFKRALDDYLRMRAYEGHDSSYIILDEVSSLEGWWRLVKGYIDLGIFDNDVLILTGSSSLRVRGNAELFPGRMGKGVEVEALPLSFREFLQVKGIEVKRTGNLEKDMVSLLPVRERVRGLFRDYMRLGGYPLSVNEDPAAEESFIRSVIGELLRLGRNPSLASAVVGSLFKKAPSPLSYSSIGSDVGVSYKTVRDYLEVLKGLMVVGEAPFMESGSVKWRKERKYFIRDPFLVRSLAGWVGVDPLPSAVYEWVVQEHLLRRFGRVYYWRDGYEVDAVAGGLRVEVKAGKPHRRYPRDVLILDEYNIADFLAVII